A single genomic interval of Procambarus clarkii isolate CNS0578487 chromosome 61, FALCON_Pclarkii_2.0, whole genome shotgun sequence harbors:
- the LOC123774414 gene encoding uncharacterized protein isoform X2, translated as MYQDSSVVEDAEYHIMYEHYDHIKLPQDPAATLKLTSVVHNQSPAVSGTESLDTVTLSEGEALASSALVNNALSSTTVLTTTSHTRTIPLSAPPLSVAGTLAVTSHAGANTVNVSPLTTANAIPSTSMNADNNFGDAAISASDTLTVATMSAVGSSTSSTASHVDMNQIVSTSDDAVIDGNLVTSSSIDAVVTSMVAPSDCQDVTGNGRKLPPQVIVKLLGEDSLSLDMVRIIAEQDVESIPHHLHGFSMLTRAGTLVHTKISENSIINGVGSNQYRANEVLRPAIRSERKNDTPCSVVWTCAYCNLVFTSSEAVACHQEKDCTENPNNLTFATSTSQSTVDALMSPLRQPEEPTYELKIEREPMRSDDAHNILDGHIPEDDVEDEADCETMWSCAVCGSEFTQPKDLSRHHMTHTVQELSSALFRFTTPHQKVKRRKNIAAPSSLTTTTIQNLQTNSSECRWNKERTDTAVTKIEEEMVDDPGDTPPHTPPQENVKKFKRKPGPKAKPREKTEKRKYVRKLGEDGKLIRQREYKMPPAGQGSRDPHTCYICNKVLSSRGNLAKHLVLHNLNKPWMCEMCGMGFNAKRDHHHHYLQRHTNERPNICKVCGKGYVDSNYLLEHMVFHRQERPFSCDICGKLFRTSKCVVRHKKRHEKERHFTCALCFKSFAVKTDLTSHIRKVHHSDKKPQLVKQQHQPQQHQQQEQDSQVKSKDLTEFLLPGETPAHLIPEQLLPSDLESASLGGSVSAKDGIFISSDPLSVPSIIPISGSGENGVNCSYSVALTTPAGGPGASSSMGDHATYIMINSGDEEVAPHTVSSTDGLNIMYTTTPASAQQVTDLDGSHLDEMQHLSSSVGSSLVRGDGRLQNSSLHHPLGGQHQGQDTATINTDEPGLDDNQRSDLGLTGNSGDPSASDHCSTPGHAARDPNPGFHLELLSQTIQLELQRTQTSSASYLG; from the exons AT GTATCAGGACTCCAGTGTTGTGGAAGATGCAGAGTACCACATTATGTACGAGCATTATGATCATATCAAGCTGCCTCAGGATCCAGCAGCAACCCTTAAGTTGACCTCTGTGGTACACAATCAGTCTCCTGCTGTGTCTGGTACGGAATCTCTGGACACGGTTACCTTGTCCGAGGGTGAGGCACTGGCTTCGTCGGCTCTGGTTAATAATGCTCTCTCTTCAACCACAGTACTCACAACTACATCTCATACCAGGACAATACCGCTCTCGGCACCGCCTCTCTCGGTTGCCGGTACGCTGGCCGTTACGTCTCATGCTGGTGCAAACACAGTTAATGTGTCTCCCCTCACTACAGCAAATGCCATTCCATCTACAAGCATGAATGCGGATAACAACTTTGGGGATGCAGCCATCTCTGCAAGTGATACACTTACTGTTGCTACTATGTCTGCTGTTGGCTCATCAACATCAAGTACAGCATCTCATGTAGATATGAATCAGATTGTCAGTACATCTGATGATGCAGTCATTGATGGCAACCTTGTTACTTCATCCTCAATTGATGCTGTTGTCACATCAATGGTAGCTCCCTCTGACTGCCAAGATGTGACTGGAAATGGCCGCAAATTACCTCCTCAGGTGATAGTAAAGCTTTTGGGTGAAGATTCCCTTAGTCTAGATATGGTTCGTATCATTGCTGAACAGGACGTTGAGAGCATACCACATCATCTACATGGTTTTAGTATGCTGACAAGAGCTGGTACACTTGTGCACACCAAAATTTCAGAGAATAGTATCATAAATGGTGTGGGTTCTAACCAGTACCGTGCGAATGAAGTGCTCAGACCAGCAATTAGATCTGAAAGAAAGAATGACACACCGTGCAGTGTGGTGTGGACTTGTGCCTACTGCAACCTAGTATTCACTAGCTCAGAAGCTGTTGCATGCCACCAGGAGAAAGATTGCACAGAGAACCCCAACAACTTGACTTTTGCAACATCAACATCCCAGTCTACTGTTGATGCTTTAATGTCACCTTTGAGACAACCTGAAGAACCTACATATGAACTTAAGATAGAAAGAGAGCCTATGAGAAGTGATGATGCACATAATATTCTTGATGGACACATTCCAGAAGATGATGTGGAGGACGAGGCAGACTGCGAAACAATGTGGAGCTGTGCTGTGTGTGGCAGCGAGTTTACCCAACCCAAAGATTTAAGTCGGCATCATATGACTCACACAGTTCAGGAACTCTCATCAGCTTTATTCAGGTTTACAACACCTCATCAGAAAGTCAAGAGGCGTAAAAATATTGCTGCTCCGAGTTCATTAACCACAACCACTATTCAGAACTTACAGACCAACAGTTCAGAATGTAGATGGAATAAAGAGAGGACAGATACAGCAGTCACTAAAATAGAAGAAGAAATGGTAGATGATCCTGGAGATACACCTCCTCATACTCCTCCTCAAGAAAATGTTAAAAAGTTCAAGAGAAAGCCTGGGCCTAAAGCAAAGCCAcgtgagaagactgaaaagcgaAAGTATGTGAGAAAATTGGGAGAAGATGGCAAATTAATTCGACAGCGTGAATACAAGATGCCCCCTGCAGGTCAGGGAAGTCGGGACCCTCATACTTGCTACATATGCAACAAAGTGTTAAGCTCTAGAGGCAATTTAGCCAAGCACCTGGTGTTGCACAACTTAAATAAACCCTGGATGTGTGAAATGTGTGGGATGGGGTTCAATGccaagcgtgaccatcaccatcactatttaCAACGCCACACCAATGAGCGGCCTAACATCTGCAAAGTGTGTGGGAAAGGGTATGTGGATAGCAATTACCTGCTAGAGCATATGGTGTTTCATAGACAAGAAAGGCCATTTTCCTGTGATATATGTGGTAAATTATTTAGAACTTCCAAATGTGTTGTAAGACATAAAAAGCGACACGAAAAAGAGAGGCATTTTACCTGCGCACTGTGTTTTAAGTCATTTGCTGTGAAAACTGATCTCACGTCTCACATCCGGAAGGTTCATCACAGTGATAAAAAACCTCAGCTGGTGAAGCAGCAGCATCAaccccaacaacaccagcagcaagaaCAGGACAGTCAAGTCAAGTCAAAGGATCTGACAGAATTTCTGTTGCCCGGAGAAACGCCCGCACATCTCATCCCAGAGCAGCTACTGCCGTCTGACTTGGAATCTGCGAGTCTCGGCGGCTCTGTTTCGGCAAAAGATGGAATTTTTATCAGCAGCGATCCATTATCAGTCCCATCAATCATTCCAATCAGTGGTTCAGGAGAGAATGGAGTAAATTGTTCATACAGTGTAGCGTTAACAACACCTGCAGGAGGCCCAGGAGCAAGCTCTTCCATGGGGGATCATGCAACTTACATCATGATAAACAGTGGTGATGAGGAAGTTGCTCCTCATACGGTATCATCAACAGATGGTCTTAACATCATGTATACCACCACTCCAGCTTCTGCACAACAG GTTACTGACCTTGACGGAAGTCACCTTGATGAAATGCAACACCTTTCATCATCGGTTGGATCATCCTTAGTAAGAGGTGATGGGCGGCTTCAAAACTcgagcctccaccaccctcttggTGGACAGCATCAAGGACAAGACACAGCAACAATTAACACAG ATGAACCTGGCTTAGATGATAATCAGCGATCAGACCTTGGTTTAACTGGTAATTCAGGTGATCCGTCAGCTAGTGACCATTGCTCTACACCAGGCCATGCTGCACGGGATCCAAACCCTGGGTTTCATCTTGAGCTCCTTTCGCAGACTATTCAGTTAGAGTTGCAACGAACTCAAACATCATCTGCAAGCTATTTAGGATAA
- the LOC123774413 gene encoding centrosomal protein 43, whose protein sequence is MSIEEEEDASLKELVTKTLHNKGVLGKIQAQLRASVFLALEDEFKDKNIPLVSASTRKLLATPEGSAAAALVQDFLQCLGLEFSLAVFAPESGHSVVWSFPGTEALTSNLNLSTEKDHKTPLLMELVKERKSSVMSHTEKNSNEIKSSVNSNNGYHSYLPLPNGLLSHPHALGSNPLSNALNSNPLSSALSNPSHSHALGTNPSLSHALGTNPSHSHALGTNPSHSHALGTNPSHSHVLSSNPSHSHALSSNPSNTSIKKKGADDTDMSDKRMVETTSELKKCSKDLPKEADKTIRNDAENSNGLVFKLASENEHLGSGNVKKVGTSSNSISGFSILPPVEKKTGHSSLAGEEKQYEEDFSSMSDKEEHDGEDDEEVEEDEEGIEEAEDIDEDISIDDLINSSASAGSDHTNDVSLSQASEVASYQESL, encoded by the exons ATGTctattgaggaggaagaggatgccaGCCTCAAGGAGCTGGTCACAAAGACCCTTCACAATAAAGGAGTTCTCGGCAAGATCCAG GCACAATTACGGGCGAGTGTATTCCTGGCTCTGGAGGATGAATTTAAGGAT AAAAATATACCACTTGTCAGTGCATCGACCAGGAAGCTGTTGGCCACCCCTGAGGGCAGTGCTGCAGCTGCCCTCGTTCAGGATTTTCTCCAGTGCCTCGGGCTAGAGTTCTCTCTTGCTGTTTTTGCACCAGAGTCTGGCCACTCTGTTGTGTGGAGTTTTCCTGGTACTGAAGCACTTACTAGTAATCTTAACCTGAGTACTGAGAAAG ATCATAAGACTCCATTGCTGATGGAGCTTGTGAAGGAGCGGAAATCTTCAGTCATGTCACATACTGag AAAAACAGTAATGAAATAAAGTCTTCTGTAAACAGCAACAATGGGTATCATTCCTATTTGCCACTCCCCAATGGTCTCCTTTCCCATCCACATGCACTCGGTAGTAATCCTCTGTCAAATGCACTCAACAGTAATCCTCTGTCAAGTGCACTCAGTAATCCTTCTCACTCTCACGCACTTGGCACTAATCCTTCTCTCTCACACGCACTTGGCACTAATCCATCTCATTCGCACGCACTTGGCACTAATCCTTCTCACTCACACGCACTTGGCACTAATCCTTCTCACTCACATGTACTCAGCAGTAATCCTTCTCACTCACACGCACTCAGCAGTAATCCTTCAAATACCTCTATAAAGAAAAAGGGAGCTGATGATACCGACATGTCTGACAAAAGGATGGTGGAGACCACAAGTGAATTGAAAAAATGCAGTAAAGACTTGCCTAAAGAGGCAGACAAAACAATAAGAAATGATGCTGAAAACAGTAATGGTTTGGTTTTCAAGTTAGCATCTGAAAATGAACATCTCGGCTCGGGGAACGTTAAAAAAGTTGGTACGAGCAGCAACAGTATTTCAGG GTTCTCCATCTTGCCACCAGTAGAGAAGAAAACCGGTCACAGTTCTCTCGCTG GTGAAGAAAAACAATATGAAGAAGACTTTTCATCAATGAGTGATAAAGAGGAGCACGATGGAGAGGACGACGAGGAAGTTGAAGAGGATGAAGAGGGTATTGAAGAAGCCGAAGATATCGATGAAGACATTTCAATTGATGATTTAATTAACTCCAGTGCCTCAGCT GGGTCAGATCACACGAACGATGTATCACTGTCTCAAGCAAGTGAGGTGGCGAGCTACCAGGAGAGCCTCTGA
- the LOC123774414 gene encoding uncharacterized protein isoform X1, with amino-acid sequence MLAVSRRCHLMLKLFPYWKPNMMYQDSSVVEDAEYHIMYEHYDHIKLPQDPAATLKLTSVVHNQSPAVSGTESLDTVTLSEGEALASSALVNNALSSTTVLTTTSHTRTIPLSAPPLSVAGTLAVTSHAGANTVNVSPLTTANAIPSTSMNADNNFGDAAISASDTLTVATMSAVGSSTSSTASHVDMNQIVSTSDDAVIDGNLVTSSSIDAVVTSMVAPSDCQDVTGNGRKLPPQVIVKLLGEDSLSLDMVRIIAEQDVESIPHHLHGFSMLTRAGTLVHTKISENSIINGVGSNQYRANEVLRPAIRSERKNDTPCSVVWTCAYCNLVFTSSEAVACHQEKDCTENPNNLTFATSTSQSTVDALMSPLRQPEEPTYELKIEREPMRSDDAHNILDGHIPEDDVEDEADCETMWSCAVCGSEFTQPKDLSRHHMTHTVQELSSALFRFTTPHQKVKRRKNIAAPSSLTTTTIQNLQTNSSECRWNKERTDTAVTKIEEEMVDDPGDTPPHTPPQENVKKFKRKPGPKAKPREKTEKRKYVRKLGEDGKLIRQREYKMPPAGQGSRDPHTCYICNKVLSSRGNLAKHLVLHNLNKPWMCEMCGMGFNAKRDHHHHYLQRHTNERPNICKVCGKGYVDSNYLLEHMVFHRQERPFSCDICGKLFRTSKCVVRHKKRHEKERHFTCALCFKSFAVKTDLTSHIRKVHHSDKKPQLVKQQHQPQQHQQQEQDSQVKSKDLTEFLLPGETPAHLIPEQLLPSDLESASLGGSVSAKDGIFISSDPLSVPSIIPISGSGENGVNCSYSVALTTPAGGPGASSSMGDHATYIMINSGDEEVAPHTVSSTDGLNIMYTTTPASAQQVTDLDGSHLDEMQHLSSSVGSSLVRGDGRLQNSSLHHPLGGQHQGQDTATINTDEPGLDDNQRSDLGLTGNSGDPSASDHCSTPGHAARDPNPGFHLELLSQTIQLELQRTQTSSASYLG; translated from the exons ATGCTAGCAGTCTCAAGAAGATGTCATTTAATGCTAAAATTGTTCCCATATTGGAAACCAAACATGAT GTATCAGGACTCCAGTGTTGTGGAAGATGCAGAGTACCACATTATGTACGAGCATTATGATCATATCAAGCTGCCTCAGGATCCAGCAGCAACCCTTAAGTTGACCTCTGTGGTACACAATCAGTCTCCTGCTGTGTCTGGTACGGAATCTCTGGACACGGTTACCTTGTCCGAGGGTGAGGCACTGGCTTCGTCGGCTCTGGTTAATAATGCTCTCTCTTCAACCACAGTACTCACAACTACATCTCATACCAGGACAATACCGCTCTCGGCACCGCCTCTCTCGGTTGCCGGTACGCTGGCCGTTACGTCTCATGCTGGTGCAAACACAGTTAATGTGTCTCCCCTCACTACAGCAAATGCCATTCCATCTACAAGCATGAATGCGGATAACAACTTTGGGGATGCAGCCATCTCTGCAAGTGATACACTTACTGTTGCTACTATGTCTGCTGTTGGCTCATCAACATCAAGTACAGCATCTCATGTAGATATGAATCAGATTGTCAGTACATCTGATGATGCAGTCATTGATGGCAACCTTGTTACTTCATCCTCAATTGATGCTGTTGTCACATCAATGGTAGCTCCCTCTGACTGCCAAGATGTGACTGGAAATGGCCGCAAATTACCTCCTCAGGTGATAGTAAAGCTTTTGGGTGAAGATTCCCTTAGTCTAGATATGGTTCGTATCATTGCTGAACAGGACGTTGAGAGCATACCACATCATCTACATGGTTTTAGTATGCTGACAAGAGCTGGTACACTTGTGCACACCAAAATTTCAGAGAATAGTATCATAAATGGTGTGGGTTCTAACCAGTACCGTGCGAATGAAGTGCTCAGACCAGCAATTAGATCTGAAAGAAAGAATGACACACCGTGCAGTGTGGTGTGGACTTGTGCCTACTGCAACCTAGTATTCACTAGCTCAGAAGCTGTTGCATGCCACCAGGAGAAAGATTGCACAGAGAACCCCAACAACTTGACTTTTGCAACATCAACATCCCAGTCTACTGTTGATGCTTTAATGTCACCTTTGAGACAACCTGAAGAACCTACATATGAACTTAAGATAGAAAGAGAGCCTATGAGAAGTGATGATGCACATAATATTCTTGATGGACACATTCCAGAAGATGATGTGGAGGACGAGGCAGACTGCGAAACAATGTGGAGCTGTGCTGTGTGTGGCAGCGAGTTTACCCAACCCAAAGATTTAAGTCGGCATCATATGACTCACACAGTTCAGGAACTCTCATCAGCTTTATTCAGGTTTACAACACCTCATCAGAAAGTCAAGAGGCGTAAAAATATTGCTGCTCCGAGTTCATTAACCACAACCACTATTCAGAACTTACAGACCAACAGTTCAGAATGTAGATGGAATAAAGAGAGGACAGATACAGCAGTCACTAAAATAGAAGAAGAAATGGTAGATGATCCTGGAGATACACCTCCTCATACTCCTCCTCAAGAAAATGTTAAAAAGTTCAAGAGAAAGCCTGGGCCTAAAGCAAAGCCAcgtgagaagactgaaaagcgaAAGTATGTGAGAAAATTGGGAGAAGATGGCAAATTAATTCGACAGCGTGAATACAAGATGCCCCCTGCAGGTCAGGGAAGTCGGGACCCTCATACTTGCTACATATGCAACAAAGTGTTAAGCTCTAGAGGCAATTTAGCCAAGCACCTGGTGTTGCACAACTTAAATAAACCCTGGATGTGTGAAATGTGTGGGATGGGGTTCAATGccaagcgtgaccatcaccatcactatttaCAACGCCACACCAATGAGCGGCCTAACATCTGCAAAGTGTGTGGGAAAGGGTATGTGGATAGCAATTACCTGCTAGAGCATATGGTGTTTCATAGACAAGAAAGGCCATTTTCCTGTGATATATGTGGTAAATTATTTAGAACTTCCAAATGTGTTGTAAGACATAAAAAGCGACACGAAAAAGAGAGGCATTTTACCTGCGCACTGTGTTTTAAGTCATTTGCTGTGAAAACTGATCTCACGTCTCACATCCGGAAGGTTCATCACAGTGATAAAAAACCTCAGCTGGTGAAGCAGCAGCATCAaccccaacaacaccagcagcaagaaCAGGACAGTCAAGTCAAGTCAAAGGATCTGACAGAATTTCTGTTGCCCGGAGAAACGCCCGCACATCTCATCCCAGAGCAGCTACTGCCGTCTGACTTGGAATCTGCGAGTCTCGGCGGCTCTGTTTCGGCAAAAGATGGAATTTTTATCAGCAGCGATCCATTATCAGTCCCATCAATCATTCCAATCAGTGGTTCAGGAGAGAATGGAGTAAATTGTTCATACAGTGTAGCGTTAACAACACCTGCAGGAGGCCCAGGAGCAAGCTCTTCCATGGGGGATCATGCAACTTACATCATGATAAACAGTGGTGATGAGGAAGTTGCTCCTCATACGGTATCATCAACAGATGGTCTTAACATCATGTATACCACCACTCCAGCTTCTGCACAACAG GTTACTGACCTTGACGGAAGTCACCTTGATGAAATGCAACACCTTTCATCATCGGTTGGATCATCCTTAGTAAGAGGTGATGGGCGGCTTCAAAACTcgagcctccaccaccctcttggTGGACAGCATCAAGGACAAGACACAGCAACAATTAACACAG ATGAACCTGGCTTAGATGATAATCAGCGATCAGACCTTGGTTTAACTGGTAATTCAGGTGATCCGTCAGCTAGTGACCATTGCTCTACACCAGGCCATGCTGCACGGGATCCAAACCCTGGGTTTCATCTTGAGCTCCTTTCGCAGACTATTCAGTTAGAGTTGCAACGAACTCAAACATCATCTGCAAGCTATTTAGGATAA